One Nicotiana tabacum cultivar K326 chromosome 23, ASM71507v2, whole genome shotgun sequence genomic window, TCAGCTGGCTGTCTTTTGGTACATAGAAGGGCAAGCTGAAAAACCTTCTTTACATCTCCAAGATCTTTGCATGTGGCTGTGATCTCAGGATCCACTGTTTCCATAACAGCATTATTTGCTGCCTTTGTTAGAATCTGAAAAATATGTAAAACTGTTCAAGATCATCCGAATCTTTATATAAAGTGACTATCATAGCACAAGTCCACATTTACTACATTTCTTGCGTCCCATTAAGCAACTAAAGAGTTACTTTGATGAGCTAATGTAAGGAGAAAACATCATGATCCGCCAGTTTAAttaaaagcaaaacaacaaaagGTTTTCTAAGATTGGAAAAGGGATATGTCAAATAACTTGAAGAGCTTACCACATGGTGTAGATTTGATTCATTATCCACAGCTTTCCTTCCGGTGAGCAACTCCAATAAAACAATTCCATAGCTGTAGACATCAGACTTCTCCGTGAGGCGAGAAGTACGAGCATACTCTGGATCAATATAACCAATGGTTCCCATAATGTATGTGGATGTGTAGGACTTGGATGTGCATAAGCTTTTAGCAATGCCAAAATCAGTCAGGTGAGCTTCAAAGTCTCTGTCCAACAAAATATTTGATGATTTAACATCACGGTGGATTATTCGAGGGCTACAATCATGGTGAAGATATGCGAGGCCTTGAGCTGATCCCAATGCAATTCGAATGCGAGTATCCCAATCAAGCTTTTTCTTCTTACTACTAGGACCTGGAATAAAGTATAAAGCCAAAGATGACTGATTACTGACCTTTAACATAAATTCAACGCGCCAATAATCTCAACTGCTTTAGAGTACTAACCATGAAGCAAATCCCAAAGGCTACCATTTTCCATGTAGTCATAAAAAAGAAGATGGCCGCACGGAGAAAGTGAATATCCTTGGAGGCTGACAAGATTACGATGCTTAATGCTCCCGACTGTCTCAAGTTCAGTCTCAAATTCCTTCAAGTATTGGGGGTTGTGAGAGTACAATTTCTTGATAGCTACTGGCTTGCAATTTTTCAGAACGCATTTATATACAGTGCTAGATGCCCCAGAACCAATTATAAACTTCTCACTCAAGTTCTCAGTCATCCTCATAACGTCTTCATAAACATGAAGTGCCATATTCATATGAAGGATAACAAGCTTCGGAGATGAGTAATTGACTGTTGATAAAATCATCAAACGATCAGTGAATGGTACTACAATAATATATTGAGGATGGTTCATCTGTTACGGGAAAAAATAATACCTGGTTTGTCAATAGATCCTTCCAAGAAGGGTGCAGGATTCTGTGGTCGGCATGCTGCTACCAGTATCATCAGAAGAATCACCAGCGCACCCAAAGCAATACCAAGTATAGCTGCTTTAGAAATTGAAACTGCAATTGTCCAATGAGTCAGATTTTTAATTAGACAACTGCTAAAAAAATTGTCAACTTAATATACTGATGCGGGATATGACCAATGCACTTTCATTTCATAGCTGAAGCATCTTTAAGCCAACTTTACTACAACCAATTGAATATGATTTCAGTTCAATCCATATCCATTAGTAGTTCCCTAATACAGCCTAAAGGATTGCTCAACCAAGAAATTCCACATTAATCAATGTATCTGGCTGCCGCGGTTAATAAAATTTGCAGGTGTCTAAGGTAAAAAAAACTTCAGGAATGCAACAGAACAAGTTTTAGAAAGTTCGGTTTGAGTTTGTTCCCACCTCGCTCTGTTGGATGAGATGCATGACAAGGAGAACTGAGCCAATATCCACACAGATCTGGATTTCCTATGAAACTTTTAAggcaacaaaaaacaaaagaaaaggattaGAAGCTATGAACCAATACCCAATGAATTTTTGACTGGTGAGTGGAAATATTTATAGCTCCCCTACCTGTCTGGTGAAAAtctagagaaattatttcctgTTGGAATATTCCCACCCAGATTATTGTACGAGACATTCCTGCCAAGATAAAGTTGCATTAGCTATACCGAACAACACTTAATCGTGCACGTGTAGTACTGCCAGTGCGCATACTCACAGGACATTTAGACTGAGGCAACTGGCTAATGACATGACATCGCCTGATAAATTGTTGTTCTCTACCTTCCTGTTAATTATTTTGTAGAATAATCAAGCATCAACAAAATAAAGATAGAGAAATGCTATGTATGAGTCCCACGCTTATCAATAAGAAAAATTGAGACAGGATCATATGATCAGTAGCTTATGAGCTCTTAAAGTTCCCAAATTAAGTGCTTCTCAAGTTTCCAAGTTTAGAAGTTCATCCTAGTTCCTTGTACAGTATCATCAACTGCCACTCCATCATAGTGCTGATTAAAAATTGTCGCCACTAGCAAAAATGAATAATTCTAAAATACTTACAGCAAGTAGAGATTTTGAAGTTGACCAAGTTCCTGAGGTATGGGACCAGAGAGGAGATTACTTGACAAGTCACTGCAATTAAGTGGACAAAGAAGCTGAAACTCAAGCGAACCATAAAATCTAGCTCCCTGAATTTAGCAAATAGGTGTCCTTACATCTCCATGATGCTTCTTAAATTGCCAAATTCTGCTGGCAAGTATCCATTTATATCATTCTTGCTCAAGTTCCTAcagaaaattcacaaaatgaaTGTGAGTACAAGAGTTATACAATAGTTAACAGACAATCAAACAGATATGCACTCACAGTTTAAGAAGATGTTCCAAATCACCAAGGGAAGAAGGTATAGAACCACTGATCCTGTTGTTTGATAAGTCCCTAAGCCACCAAATGTAGAAGAGTACTAAAACTGAGAAAAAGGTTTTTTTGCTGCAACCATAATTGGAGGGAAGAAATTAAAGTggatgaaaaaaaaattgtacttaCAATGTGTCTAAATTCCCAATACGAGAAAGCTCAATTGGAATTGGACCTTTGAGATTGTTGGAGGAAAGATTCCTGAAGAAAGTAACAAAGAAGAGACACAATAAATGCTCGTGGTACGCAAAATTGGATTTTGAAGTTCACATAACTGGGATGATGCTGAGAATAGttcttttatgaaaaaaataCAGAGTTTA contains:
- the LOC107830796 gene encoding LRR receptor-like serine/threonine-protein kinase ERECTA isoform X1 — protein: MAAFSFVMFQRCNLFSEFLLVGFLLFLSFGPVVSDDGSTLLEIKKSFRDVENVLYDWTDSPSSDYCAWRGVTCDNVTFNIVSLNFSSLNLDGELSPAIGQLKGLISIDLRGNRLTGQIPDEIGDCSALKNLDLSFNELYGDIPFSISKLKQLEYLILKNNQLIGPIPSTLSQIPNLKVLDLAQNKLSGEIPRLIYWNEVLQYLGLRGNNLGGSLSPDMCQLTGLWYFDVRNNSLTGSIPQNIGNCTAFQVLDLSYNDLTGEIPFNIGFLQVATLSLQGNRLSGQIPSVIGLMQALAVLDLSCNNLSGIIPSILGNLTYTEKLYLHGNKLTGPIPPELGNMSKLHYLELNDNQLTGCIPPELGKLNELFDLNVANNHLDGPIPSNLSCCTNLNSLNVHGNKLNGTIPPAFQKLESMTYLNLSSNNLKGPIPIELSRIGNLDTLDLSNNRISGSIPSSLGDLEHLLKLNLSKNDINGYLPAEFGNLRSIMEIDLSSNLLSGPIPQELGQLQNLYLLKVENNNLSGDVMSLASCLSLNVLNVSYNNLGGNIPTGNNFSRFSPDSFIGNPDLCGYWLSSPCHASHPTERVSISKAAILGIALGALVILLMILVAACRPQNPAPFLEGSIDKPVNYSSPKLVILHMNMALHVYEDVMRMTENLSEKFIIGSGASSTVYKCVLKNCKPVAIKKLYSHNPQYLKEFETELETVGSIKHRNLVSLQGYSLSPCGHLLFYDYMENGSLWDLLHGPSSKKKKLDWDTRIRIALGSAQGLAYLHHDCSPRIIHRDVKSSNILLDRDFEAHLTDFGIAKSLCTSKSYTSTYIMGTIGYIDPEYARTSRLTEKSDVYSYGIVLLELLTGRKAVDNESNLHHVILTKAANNAVMETVDPEITATCKDLGDVKKVFQLALLCTKRQPAERPTMHEVARVLESLVPVAETKQPNPTPPALLPSAKVPCYMDEYVNLKTPHLVNCSSMSTSDAQLFLKFGEVISQNSV
- the LOC107830796 gene encoding LRR receptor-like serine/threonine-protein kinase ERECTA isoform X2: MAAFSFVMFQRCNLFSEFLLVGFLLFLSFGPVVSDDGSTLLEIKKSFRDVENVLYDWTDSPSSDYCAWRGVTCDNVTFNIVSLNFSSLNLDGELSPAIGQLKGLISIDLRGNRLTGQIPDEIGDCSALKNLDLSFNELYGDIPFSISKLKQLEYLILKNNQLIGPIPSTLSQIPNLKVLDLAQNKLSGEIPRLIYWNEVLQYLGLRGNNLGGSLSPDMCQLTGLWYFDVRNNSLTGSIPQNIGNCTAFQVLDLSYNDLTGEIPFNIGFLQVATLSLQGNRLSGQIPSVIGLMQALAVLDLSCNNLSGIIPSILGNLTYTEKLYLHGNKLTGPIPPELGNMSKLHYLELNDNQLTGCIPPELGKLNELFDLNVANNHLDGPIPSNLSCCTNLNSLNVHGNKLNGTIPPAFQKLESMTYLNLSSNNLKGPIPIELSRIGNLDTLDLSNNRISGSIPSSLGDLEHLLKLNLSKNDINGYLPAEFGNLRSIMEIDLSSNLLSGPIPQELGQLQNLYLLKVENNNLSGDVMSLASCLSLNVLNVSYNNLGGNIPTGNNFSRFSPDSFIGNPDLCGYWLSSPCHASHPTERVSISKAAILGIALGALVILLMILVAACRPQNPAPFLEGSIDKPVNYSSPKLVILHMNMALHVYEDVMRMTENLSEKFIIGSGASSTVYKCVLKNCKPVAIKKLYSHNPQYLKEFETELETVGSIKHRNLVSLQGYSLSPCGHLLFYDYMENGSLWDLLHGYSKKKKLDWDTRIRIALGSAQGLAYLHHDCSPRIIHRDVKSSNILLDRDFEAHLTDFGIAKSLCTSKSYTSTYIMGTIGYIDPEYARTSRLTEKSDVYSYGIVLLELLTGRKAVDNESNLHHVILTKAANNAVMETVDPEITATCKDLGDVKKVFQLALLCTKRQPAERPTMHEVARVLESLVPVAETKQPNPTPPALLPSAKVPCYMDEYVNLKTPHLVNCSSMSTSDAQLFLKFGEVISQNSV